From Microbacterium invictum, the proteins below share one genomic window:
- a CDS encoding mandelate racemase/muconate lactonizing enzyme family protein, giving the protein MSAIITSVTLTSVTAPRAGISCGHVIVEIAAGLDGVVGVGEMSDFQHLPMYHPNVADLERTINGLLVGRDVRRTNVIDEVMREAFPHSGSLYDKGSVIRGGVDIALWDARAKLLDVNVGELLGGRVREALPIAFPIFRQQSEADVEANLDIVDTMLERGFSRFRVYVGRDFALDRRFLEACVGAYGDRISIKSLDFSNLVSAQAAARFINQTSDLGFEFVEAPSRAGDVDGMRFVRDRTGIPVSEHAAGERSALALITSGAVDVLNVGLFVLGGITGAQRVLGIAEAASIPCLIGTTQELAIGTAAAAHVGTCSPGATAAGDPVGPLLYTRDVVTEPLEFRDSALVPPSGPGLGVQIDPQLLEAAHEPLSWSATDARSAIDRTGARAK; this is encoded by the coding sequence ATGAGTGCCATCATCACGTCGGTCACACTCACATCGGTGACCGCGCCCCGCGCGGGAATCTCTTGCGGCCACGTCATCGTCGAGATTGCTGCAGGACTGGACGGTGTCGTCGGCGTGGGGGAGATGTCGGATTTCCAGCATCTTCCGATGTATCACCCCAACGTGGCCGATCTCGAGCGAACGATCAACGGGCTGCTCGTCGGGCGAGACGTCCGACGAACGAACGTGATCGATGAGGTCATGCGCGAGGCGTTCCCGCACTCGGGAAGCCTGTACGACAAGGGGAGTGTGATCCGCGGCGGTGTCGATATCGCCCTCTGGGATGCGCGGGCGAAACTGCTGGACGTCAATGTCGGAGAGCTGCTCGGAGGGCGAGTCCGTGAGGCTCTCCCCATCGCATTCCCCATCTTCCGACAGCAGTCCGAGGCCGACGTCGAAGCGAATCTCGACATCGTCGACACGATGCTCGAGAGAGGATTCTCGCGGTTCCGCGTGTACGTCGGTCGGGACTTCGCGCTGGACCGACGGTTTCTCGAAGCATGCGTCGGTGCGTACGGGGACAGGATTTCCATCAAGTCGCTGGATTTCTCCAATCTCGTCTCCGCGCAGGCAGCGGCGCGCTTCATCAACCAGACGAGCGACCTCGGCTTCGAATTCGTCGAGGCGCCTTCGAGGGCCGGGGATGTGGACGGCATGCGCTTCGTCCGCGATCGGACCGGCATCCCCGTCAGCGAGCACGCGGCGGGGGAGCGATCTGCCCTCGCTCTCATTACCTCAGGCGCGGTGGACGTGTTGAACGTCGGACTTTTTGTGCTCGGTGGCATCACCGGTGCGCAGCGCGTGCTCGGTATCGCGGAGGCCGCCAGCATCCCGTGTCTGATCGGAACCACGCAGGAACTCGCGATCGGAACGGCCGCCGCAGCGCACGTCGGCACATGCAGCCCCGGCGCCACCGCAGCCGGCGATCCGGTCGGACCTCTGCTCTACACCCGCGATGTGGTGACCGAGCCGCTCGAATTCCGCGATTCCGCGCTCGTGCCTCCGTCCGGTCCCGGGCTCGGTGTGCAGATCGATCCGCAGCTGCTCGAAGCGGCCCACGAACCACTGAGCTGGAGCGCGACGGACGCCCGCAGCGCCATCGACCGGACGGGAGCGCGAGCGAAATGA
- a CDS encoding SDR family NAD(P)-dependent oxidoreductase yields MTETTRRIVLVTGGSRNLGRAICRRFASDGATVIVNGVHPGEAQSVAEELRAGRADAVGIDADVSDPADVDAMFARIRVDYGRLDVLVNNAALTLVGRVPLTELTVEDWDRVFAVNARGMFLCTRGALPLLTARGAAIVNISSIGASKAHREAAAYDASKGAIEAFTRAAAIELAPQSIRVNAVAPGAVSNAEYEQIPNSRKRIEAEPIPLGRIGRGDEIADAVAYLASDAASYVTGHVLTIDGGLTAQSRQRSAEIDIHARTGRTS; encoded by the coding sequence ATGACGGAGACAACGCGCAGGATTGTGCTGGTGACCGGTGGTAGTCGCAATCTCGGACGAGCCATCTGCCGACGCTTCGCGTCGGACGGAGCGACGGTCATCGTGAACGGGGTACACCCCGGCGAGGCGCAGAGCGTGGCCGAGGAATTGCGTGCCGGAAGGGCGGATGCCGTGGGCATCGACGCCGACGTGTCCGACCCGGCCGACGTTGACGCGATGTTTGCTCGAATCAGGGTCGATTACGGCCGCCTCGACGTGCTCGTCAACAATGCCGCTCTCACCCTCGTCGGACGGGTTCCGCTGACGGAACTGACTGTCGAGGATTGGGATCGGGTGTTCGCGGTCAATGCGCGCGGCATGTTCCTCTGCACCCGCGGAGCATTGCCTCTACTGACGGCTCGCGGCGCGGCCATCGTCAACATCTCCTCCATCGGAGCTTCCAAGGCGCACCGCGAAGCAGCCGCGTACGATGCGTCGAAGGGGGCGATCGAGGCGTTCACGCGCGCGGCGGCGATCGAACTCGCGCCCCAATCGATCCGAGTCAACGCGGTCGCCCCGGGGGCCGTTTCCAACGCAGAATACGAGCAGATCCCCAACAGTAGGAAGCGGATCGAGGCCGAGCCCATCCCGCTCGGACGTATCGGACGCGGCGATGAGATCGCGGATGCGGTCGCATACCTGGCTTCGGATGCGGCGTCCTATGTGACTGGACACGTGCTGACGATCGACGGAGGCCTCACCGCGCAATCACGCCAGAGATCGGCCGAGATAGACATCCACGCCAGAACAGGACGCACATCGTGA
- a CDS encoding dihydrodipicolinate synthase family protein encodes MTAVLVTPYREGQLDVGTLADLASRVDRAGIHAITALGNTAEVFQLTRAERSAYIEATADAAQDALLVAGVAGSLAESLADIDVAGSQGYRAAMLHEPVDPFGDSQGLLEFYLQAADRTALPLVLYLRTSRLAGPALRDLVRHPSIAGVKYARPGIDDLTHALADDAGADCVWVNGSAESRAPEFLELGLTGFTSGIANARPDIALGVHRALVSRDRAALDRALALAAPIERLRADGHGKYNVSVLKEMLRAIGLETGPVRPPHSPLPPRERDELHRVLAGTRVGIAQESTGSEPPGR; translated from the coding sequence GTGACGGCGGTGCTCGTCACCCCTTATCGCGAGGGCCAACTCGATGTTGGCACTCTCGCGGACCTCGCCTCACGCGTCGACCGCGCAGGGATTCATGCCATCACCGCGCTGGGCAATACGGCCGAAGTGTTCCAGTTGACGCGCGCAGAGCGGTCCGCGTACATCGAAGCGACGGCAGACGCGGCCCAGGACGCATTGCTCGTCGCGGGGGTAGCAGGCAGCCTCGCAGAATCCCTGGCAGATATCGACGTCGCAGGCTCGCAGGGATACCGCGCTGCGATGCTCCACGAGCCGGTGGATCCGTTCGGCGACAGCCAAGGGCTCCTGGAGTTCTATCTCCAAGCCGCCGACCGCACAGCACTGCCCCTGGTCCTCTACCTTCGGACGAGTCGACTCGCTGGCCCCGCGCTGCGGGACCTCGTGCGGCACCCCTCCATCGCGGGAGTGAAGTACGCGCGTCCGGGCATCGACGATCTGACGCACGCTCTCGCCGACGATGCGGGCGCCGACTGCGTCTGGGTGAACGGCTCGGCCGAGTCCCGCGCCCCGGAGTTCCTGGAGCTGGGTCTCACCGGATTCACCTCGGGCATCGCGAACGCACGCCCCGACATCGCCCTCGGCGTTCATCGCGCCCTGGTCAGCCGCGACCGTGCGGCGCTCGATCGCGCGCTCGCGCTGGCGGCGCCGATCGAGCGACTGCGGGCTGACGGACACGGCAAGTACAACGTGTCGGTGTTGAAAGAGATGCTTCGTGCGATCGGACTGGAAACCGGCCCGGTTCGTCCGCCCCACTCACCGTTGCCGCCGCGGGAGCGCGACGAGCTGCACCGCGTGCTCGCGGGTACGCGAGTGGGCATTGCGCAAGAAAGTACCGGAAGTGAACCCCCCGGGCGCTAG
- a CDS encoding NAD(P)-dependent alcohol dehydrogenase, whose protein sequence is MTNPSAVLYAPNDIRIEDRPIPEPGAGEVLVNVRAIGICGSDVHYYEHGRIGPYIVEHPMVVGHESAGVIVGVGIDVSPTRIGQTVALEPGVPCRNCKECLAGRYNLCPDVVFFATPPVDGSIAGYVTIDARFAHPAPENLSFEAAAMAEPVSVGVWAARKAGITAGDRVLVTGAGPIGLYAAQVARAFGAVEITVTDVSSFRLEKARSLGFAAERAGEPAETTFDVLLECSGAAVALDGGMKRLAPAGRVVLVGMGADSVPIDVPLVQGKELTISGIFRYANTYPTALALLASGEVDAEAVITHRFDIAHTEDALTLARRDPESLKAIVLPEA, encoded by the coding sequence ATGACCAACCCCAGCGCCGTCCTATACGCCCCCAATGACATCCGTATCGAAGATCGGCCGATTCCGGAGCCCGGCGCGGGCGAAGTGCTCGTGAACGTGCGAGCCATTGGGATCTGCGGCTCCGACGTGCACTACTACGAGCACGGTCGAATCGGTCCCTACATCGTCGAGCATCCGATGGTCGTGGGGCACGAGTCGGCGGGCGTCATCGTCGGTGTCGGCATCGACGTCAGTCCGACGCGGATCGGTCAGACCGTCGCTCTGGAGCCAGGTGTTCCGTGTCGAAACTGCAAGGAGTGCCTCGCTGGTCGCTACAACCTCTGTCCCGACGTCGTGTTCTTCGCCACGCCTCCGGTGGATGGTTCGATCGCGGGCTATGTCACGATCGACGCGAGGTTTGCTCACCCGGCGCCGGAGAACCTCAGCTTCGAGGCCGCGGCGATGGCGGAGCCGGTGTCGGTGGGGGTATGGGCTGCGCGGAAGGCGGGGATCACCGCCGGTGACCGAGTCCTCGTTACCGGGGCCGGCCCGATCGGGCTCTACGCTGCGCAGGTGGCGCGTGCGTTCGGCGCGGTCGAGATCACCGTCACGGATGTCAGTTCCTTCCGGCTCGAGAAGGCGAGGTCCCTCGGCTTCGCCGCGGAACGCGCGGGCGAGCCCGCCGAGACGACGTTCGACGTCCTTCTTGAATGCTCCGGCGCCGCTGTCGCTCTCGACGGCGGGATGAAGCGTCTCGCTCCCGCGGGTCGTGTCGTGCTCGTCGGGATGGGAGCGGACTCGGTCCCGATCGACGTCCCGCTCGTGCAAGGGAAGGAACTCACGATCAGTGGCATCTTCCGGTACGCGAACACCTATCCCACTGCGCTCGCGCTCCTCGCATCGGGTGAGGTGGATGCCGAGGCGGTCATCACCCATCGGTTCGACATTGCACACACCGAGGACGCTCTCACGCTCGCGCGACGGGATCCCGAGTCGCTCAAGGCGATCGTGCTGCCGGAAGCATGA